The genomic region GGATGCCTGACCATGGACGACGCCTACCGCTCCATCGAGTGGAAGGCGATCTTTCTCATCGCCGGGATGTGGCCGTTGGGGATCGCAATTCGTTCATCCGGGTTGGCCGACACCATCGCCCCTCTCATCGGAGGCGCGTCGCAATATGGTTCCACCGTCCTCGCTCTCGCGCTGATCATGGTGGGATTGGTTTTGACCCAGCTGTTGGGCAGCCAAGTGGCGTCGATCGTGCTGACGCCGGTCGGCCTGACCATAGCGGCTTCGGTCGGCGCCGAGCCGCGGGCGATCGGCATGGCGATCGCCCTGAGCTGTTCGCTGGCGTTCCTGACCCCCCTCGGGCATCCGGTGAATATGCTGGTGATGGGTTCAGGGGGCTATTCCTTCCGGGACTACCTGAAAGTAGGAGGGCCGTTGACGCTCCTGACCCTGTTGATCATCATCCTCGGATTAAAAGTTTTTTGGGGATTGTAAACGTGGCCCCGTTCGAATTCCGGATAACGGCCCGCGAGGGAAGGGCCCGTTGCGGAATCCTGCAGACTCCGCACGGGGAGGTCCGCACCCCGGTGTTCATGCCGGTCGGGACTCAAGCGACCGTGAAGGCGCTCACCCCGGACCAACTGCAGGCGGCCGGGGCAACCCTCGTGCTGGCGAATACGTACCATCTGCATCTGCGGCCCGGCGACGCGGCGATCGCCGGGTTGGGCGGATTGCATGCTTTCATGAGCTGGCCGGGACCGATCCTTACGGATTCCGGCGGCTTCCAGGTTTTTTCCATGCGTTCGATCCGCAAAGTGGATGAGAACGGTGTGACCTTTAAATCCCATCTCGACGGGTCATTGCACCGTCTAACGCCGGAATCAGCGGTGGCCATCCAGGAAAACCTGGGTGCGGACATCATCATGCCTTTGGATGAGTGTGCGGCTCCTCAGGACCCCGGCTACAGCCGGGAGGCGATGCGCCGCACCCACGCCTGGGCCGAACGTTCGGCGCGGGCGCGCCGCCGTTCCGATCAGGCGCTGTTCGGAATAGTCCAAGGGGGCGTGTTCCGGGACCTGCGCGAAGAGTCGGCGCGGTTCATCTCAAACCTCGGCCTGCCGGGCGTCGCCGTCGGCGGGTTGTCGGTGGGCGAAAGCAAGGCCGAGATGCACGCGGTGCTCGAGTGGATGGACCGCGGACTGCCGGAGGACCGCCCGCGCTACCTGATGGGGGTCGGCCATCCGGCCGACCTGGTGGAAGCGACGGCCCGCGGGATGGATATGTTTGACTGCGTCCTTCCCACGCG from Anaerolineales bacterium harbors:
- the tgt gene encoding tRNA guanosine(34) transglycosylase Tgt; this translates as MAPFEFRITAREGRARCGILQTPHGEVRTPVFMPVGTQATVKALTPDQLQAAGATLVLANTYHLHLRPGDAAIAGLGGLHAFMSWPGPILTDSGGFQVFSMRSIRKVDENGVTFKSHLDGSLHRLTPESAVAIQENLGADIIMPLDECAAPQDPGYSREAMRRTHAWAERSARARRRSDQALFGIVQGGVFRDLREESARFISNLGLPGVAVGGLSVGESKAEMHAVLEWMDRGLPEDRPRYLMGVGHPADLVEATARGMDMFDCVLPTRLARHHAAILRRGRLNLLGAAFARDPRPLDPACPCYTCKNFSRAYLRHLIQAKEMLGATLLSIHNLSVVFSLTAEIREAIHAGRFSSLLREFRTAPPATGGIP